Proteins co-encoded in one Pongo pygmaeus isolate AG05252 chromosome 23, NHGRI_mPonPyg2-v2.0_pri, whole genome shotgun sequence genomic window:
- the SDF2L1 gene encoding stromal cell-derived factor 2-like protein 1: MWSAGRGGAARPVLLGLLLALLVPGGGAAKTGAGLVTCGSVLKLLNTHHRVRLHSHDIKYGSGSGQQSVTGVEASDDANSYWRIRGGSEGGCPRGSPVRCGQAVRLTHVLTGKNLHTHHFPSPLSNNQEVSAFGEDGEGDDLDLWTVRCSGQHWEREAAVRFQHVGTSVFLSVTGEQYGSPIRGQHEVHGMPSANTHNTWKAMEGIFIKPSVEPSAGHDEL; encoded by the exons ATGTGGAGCGCGGGCCGCGGCGGGGCTGCCCGGCCGGTGCTGTTGGGGCTGCTGCTGGCGCTGTTAGTGCCGGGCGGTGGTGCCGCCAAGACCGGTGCGGGGCTCGTGACCTGCGGGTCGGTGCTGAAGCTGCTCAATACGCACCACCGCGTGCGGCTGCACTCGCACGACATCAAATACGGATCTG GCAGCGGCCAGCAATCGGTGACCGGCGTAGAGGCGTCGGACGACGCCAATAGCTACTGGCGGATCCGCGGCGGCTCGGAGGGCGGGTGCCCGCGCGGGTCCCCGGTGCGCTGCGGGCAGGCGGTGCGGCTCACGCATGTGCTTACGGGCAAGAACCTGCACACGCACCACTTCCCGTCGCCGCTGTCCAACAACCAG GAGGTGAGTGCCTTTGGGGAAGACGGCGAGGGTGACGACCTGGACCTATGGACAGTGCGCTGCTCTGGACAGCACTGGGAGCGTGAGGCTGCTGTGCGCTTCCAGCACGTGGGCACCTCTGTGTTCCTGTCAGTCACGGGTGAGCAGTATGGAAGCCCGATCCGTGGGCAGCATGAGGTCCATGGCATGCCCAGTGCCAACACGCACAATACGTGGAAGGCCATGGAAGGCATCTTCATCAAGCCTAGTGTGGAGCCCTCTGCAGGTCACGACGAACTCTGA
- the CCDC116 gene encoding coiled-coil domain-containing protein 116 isoform X2 — MGAVEQRKGWMHEGGGVRGARDPQTPGPQMHGPIGDPQVVSPPHAERNVQLKREVGSRPGHLPGDHMARCRHHSGYLADDEASHSMCSARLPKKPLVPEMGPACKPGRVPHLPSTCGSSALQGQRRNKRHPQPFGHFLDFLTESQVLDSLETVVEKATERMAAMKTEAGVPLVEVQDPVEVPSGGRRAHARPSLSTVHRHRVQPTLCTGHPNNYPSSSSSMSNCHSSLMAGYLGSHSRDSDLGAQGLGSLPPVRDKLLLEKNLKRLLQLERKGKGLSQSCSQRDSLLWDSLGSQTSFQWTQEQPLSWFSGLLGSSSGVPEASEPRPGEQEPIFRKREFNKEIKSLLSQLESLDLPGYCPLREPHRTLNFLADHRLFPALQSVVSQAVDKLRGARCRNGRPLFPTSLEPTSELQVDGNLPPLGSEPATPTNGGQPQASPRPTVSSPKMLQRKRKDRGGSPSMSSAQVATRFKLKSPRSSSRFMKKKPLPSISSKSSMSHFSNRLYEELADFLTQQAASLVIRKYEFEKDLSKQLGFFSFPVTHVLRDLSLGLKKVKGSRIHLSSETHRSCLLRKLEEAKMARQASRLSTSHRSTEIPSVQQEPATHTAQDQATEPCRSLYTNLPASLQLSPLEPKLSVSARTSMGSSPPKSKDMDNEGRDKAEVEDEDEDEFKDEDQDEDKDEDGVQSLPEPGEEASVSHSVDVGHGDPP, encoded by the exons ATGGGGGCCGTGGAGCAGAGGAAGGGCTGGATGCATGAAGGAGGCGGGGTGCGGGGAGCGAGGGACCCGCAGACTCCAGGGCCACAGATGCATGGACCTATTGGAGACCCTCAGGTTGTCTCCCCACCCCACGCAGAGAGGAATGTGCAGCTGAAGAGAGAGGTGGGCAGCAGGCCCGGTCACCTGCCAGGTGACCACATGGCCAGGTGCCGCCACCACTCGGGTTACCTGGCCGACGACGAGGCCAGCCACTCCATGTGCAGTGCACGG CTGCCCAAGAAGCCACTGGTCCCAGAAATGGGGCCAGCCTGCAAGCCGGGCCGTGTGCCACACCTACCATCCACATGTGGCAGCTCAGCGCTCCAGGGCCAACGCCGAAACAAGAGGCACCCTCAGCCCTTTGGCCACTTTCTGGATTTCCTAACTGAGAGCCAGGTCCTGGACAGCCTGGAGACAGTGGTGGAGAAGGCGACTGAGCGCATGGCTGCCATGAAGACGGAGGCTGGGGTGCCGCTTGTGGAGGTGCAGGACCCAGTGGAGGTGCCAAGTGGTGGACGGCGGGCACATGCCCGGCCCAGCCTCAGCACCGTACACCGGCACCGTGTACAGCCGACCCTCTGCACTGGACACCCCAACAACTACCCATCCAGCTCCAGCTCCATGTCCAACTGCCATAGCAGCCTCATGGCCGGCTATCTGGGCTCCCACAGCCGGGACAGTGACCTAGGTGCCCAAGGCTTAGGCTCATTGCCacctgtgagggacaaactcctGCTGGAGAAGAACCTCAAGCGGCTGCTACAGCTGGAGAGGAAAGGG AAAGGCCTCAGTCAGTCCTGCTCCCAGAGGGACTCCTTGCTGTGGGATTCGCTGGGTAGCCAGACCAGCTTTCAGTGGACCCAGGAGCAGCCCTTGTCCTGGTTCTCAGGGCTGCTGGGCTCAAGCTCTGGCGTGCCTGAAGCATCAGAGCCCAGGCCTGGAGAACAGGAGCCAATTTTCCGCAAGCGAGAGTTCAATAAGGAGATCAAGTCATTACTGAGCCAGCTGGAGTCCCTCGACCTGCCTGGCTACTGTCCGCTCCGTGAGCCCCATCGCACGCTGAACTTTCTGGCTGACCACCGCCTCTTCCCCGCCCTGCAAAGCGTGGTCAGCCAGGCTGTGGATAAGCTCCGTGGCGCCCGCTGCCGCAACGGCCGTCCTCTGTTCCCCACCAGCTTGGAGCCCACCTCAGAGCTGCAGGTTGATGGCAATCTGCCGCCTCTGGGCTCTGAGCCGGCTACACCCACCAATGGCGGGCAGCCCCAAGCTTCCCCCCGCCCCACAGTCTCCAGCCCCAAGATGCTTCAGAGAAAACGCAAGGACAGAGGAGGCTCCCCCTCCATGTCTAGTGCCCAGGTGGCCACCAGATTCAAACTCAAG AGCCCCCGCAGCAGCAGCAGGTTCATGAAGAAGAAGCCGCTGCCCTCCATCTCGTCGAAGTCCAGCATGTCTCACTTCTCCAACCGCCTTTATGAGGAGCTCGCCGACTTCCTGACCCAGCAGGCAGCCTCCTTGGTCATCCGCAAGTACGAGTTCGAAAAGGACCTCAGTAAGCAGCTGGGCTTCTTCTCCTTCCCCGTCACCCACGTGCTCAGGGACCTTTCCCTGGGCTTAAAGAAGGTGAAAGGCTCCCGCATCCACCTGTCCTCGGAGACCCACCGGAGCTGCCTGCTGCGTAAACTGGAGGAGGCCAAAATGGCCCGGCAGGCCTCCCGGCTCAGCACCTCCCACCGCAGCACAGAGATACCCTCTGTGCAGCAGGAACCGGCCACCCACACTGCCCAGGACCAGGCCACAGAGCCCTGCCGCTCCCTCTACACCAACTTGCCAGCCAGCCTGCAGCTCAGCCCTTTGGAGCCCAAGCTCTCAGTGTCTGCCCGCACCAGCATGGGTTCCAGTCCCCCCAAGTCCAAGGACATGGACAATGAGGGCCGTGATAAAGCCGAGGTtgaagatgaagatgaggatgaGTTCAAGGATGAGGACCAGGATGAGGACAAGGATGAGGATGGAGTCCAGAGCCTCCCagagcctggagaggaggccTCGGTCAGCCACTCTGTGGATGTGGGCCACGGTGACCCACCATGA
- the CCDC116 gene encoding coiled-coil domain-containing protein 116 isoform X3, which yields MARCRHHSGYLADDEASHSMCSARVQLPKKPLVPEMGPACKPGRVPHLPSTCGSSALQGQRRNKRHPQPFGHFLDFLTESQVLDSLETVVEKATERMAAMKTEAGVPLVEVQDPVEVPSGGRRAHARPSLSTVHRHRVQPTLCTGHPNNYPSSSSSMSNCHSSLMAGYLGSHSRDSDLGAQGLGSLPPVRDKLLLEKNLKRLLQLERKGKGLSQSCSQRDSLLWDSLGSQTSFQWTQEQPLSWFSGLLGSSSGVPEASEPRPGEQEPIFRKREFNKEIKSLLSQLESLDLPGYCPLREPHRTLNFLADHRLFPALQSVVSQAVDKLRGARCRNGRPLFPTSLEPTSELQVDGNLPPLGSEPATPTNGGQPQASPRPTVSSPKMLQRKRKDRGGSPSMSSAQVATRFKLKSPRSSSRFMKKKPLPSISSKSSMSHFSNRLYEELADFLTQQAASLVIRKYEFEKDLSKQLGFFSFPVTHVLRDLSLGLKKVKGSRIHLSSETHRSCLLRKLEEAKMARQASRLSTSHRSTEIPSVQQEPATHTAQDQATEPCRSLYTNLPASLQLSPLEPKLSVSARTSMGSSPPKSKDMDNEGRDKAEVEDEDEDEFKDEDQDEDKDEDGVQSLPEPGEEASVSHSVDVGHGDPP from the exons ATGGCCAGGTGCCGCCACCACTCGGGTTACCTGGCCGACGACGAGGCCAGCCACTCCATGTGCAGTGCACGG GTGCAGCTGCCCAAGAAGCCACTGGTCCCAGAAATGGGGCCAGCCTGCAAGCCGGGCCGTGTGCCACACCTACCATCCACATGTGGCAGCTCAGCGCTCCAGGGCCAACGCCGAAACAAGAGGCACCCTCAGCCCTTTGGCCACTTTCTGGATTTCCTAACTGAGAGCCAGGTCCTGGACAGCCTGGAGACAGTGGTGGAGAAGGCGACTGAGCGCATGGCTGCCATGAAGACGGAGGCTGGGGTGCCGCTTGTGGAGGTGCAGGACCCAGTGGAGGTGCCAAGTGGTGGACGGCGGGCACATGCCCGGCCCAGCCTCAGCACCGTACACCGGCACCGTGTACAGCCGACCCTCTGCACTGGACACCCCAACAACTACCCATCCAGCTCCAGCTCCATGTCCAACTGCCATAGCAGCCTCATGGCCGGCTATCTGGGCTCCCACAGCCGGGACAGTGACCTAGGTGCCCAAGGCTTAGGCTCATTGCCacctgtgagggacaaactcctGCTGGAGAAGAACCTCAAGCGGCTGCTACAGCTGGAGAGGAAAGGG AAAGGCCTCAGTCAGTCCTGCTCCCAGAGGGACTCCTTGCTGTGGGATTCGCTGGGTAGCCAGACCAGCTTTCAGTGGACCCAGGAGCAGCCCTTGTCCTGGTTCTCAGGGCTGCTGGGCTCAAGCTCTGGCGTGCCTGAAGCATCAGAGCCCAGGCCTGGAGAACAGGAGCCAATTTTCCGCAAGCGAGAGTTCAATAAGGAGATCAAGTCATTACTGAGCCAGCTGGAGTCCCTCGACCTGCCTGGCTACTGTCCGCTCCGTGAGCCCCATCGCACGCTGAACTTTCTGGCTGACCACCGCCTCTTCCCCGCCCTGCAAAGCGTGGTCAGCCAGGCTGTGGATAAGCTCCGTGGCGCCCGCTGCCGCAACGGCCGTCCTCTGTTCCCCACCAGCTTGGAGCCCACCTCAGAGCTGCAGGTTGATGGCAATCTGCCGCCTCTGGGCTCTGAGCCGGCTACACCCACCAATGGCGGGCAGCCCCAAGCTTCCCCCCGCCCCACAGTCTCCAGCCCCAAGATGCTTCAGAGAAAACGCAAGGACAGAGGAGGCTCCCCCTCCATGTCTAGTGCCCAGGTGGCCACCAGATTCAAACTCAAG AGCCCCCGCAGCAGCAGCAGGTTCATGAAGAAGAAGCCGCTGCCCTCCATCTCGTCGAAGTCCAGCATGTCTCACTTCTCCAACCGCCTTTATGAGGAGCTCGCCGACTTCCTGACCCAGCAGGCAGCCTCCTTGGTCATCCGCAAGTACGAGTTCGAAAAGGACCTCAGTAAGCAGCTGGGCTTCTTCTCCTTCCCCGTCACCCACGTGCTCAGGGACCTTTCCCTGGGCTTAAAGAAGGTGAAAGGCTCCCGCATCCACCTGTCCTCGGAGACCCACCGGAGCTGCCTGCTGCGTAAACTGGAGGAGGCCAAAATGGCCCGGCAGGCCTCCCGGCTCAGCACCTCCCACCGCAGCACAGAGATACCCTCTGTGCAGCAGGAACCGGCCACCCACACTGCCCAGGACCAGGCCACAGAGCCCTGCCGCTCCCTCTACACCAACTTGCCAGCCAGCCTGCAGCTCAGCCCTTTGGAGCCCAAGCTCTCAGTGTCTGCCCGCACCAGCATGGGTTCCAGTCCCCCCAAGTCCAAGGACATGGACAATGAGGGCCGTGATAAAGCCGAGGTtgaagatgaagatgaggatgaGTTCAAGGATGAGGACCAGGATGAGGACAAGGATGAGGATGGAGTCCAGAGCCTCCCagagcctggagaggaggccTCGGTCAGCCACTCTGTGGATGTGGGCCACGGTGACCCACCATGA
- the CCDC116 gene encoding coiled-coil domain-containing protein 116 isoform X1, with protein sequence MGAVEQRKGWMHEGGGVRGARDPQTPGPQMHGPIGDPQVVSPPHAERNVQLKREVGSRPGHLPGDHMARCRHHSGYLADDEASHSMCSARVQLPKKPLVPEMGPACKPGRVPHLPSTCGSSALQGQRRNKRHPQPFGHFLDFLTESQVLDSLETVVEKATERMAAMKTEAGVPLVEVQDPVEVPSGGRRAHARPSLSTVHRHRVQPTLCTGHPNNYPSSSSSMSNCHSSLMAGYLGSHSRDSDLGAQGLGSLPPVRDKLLLEKNLKRLLQLERKGKGLSQSCSQRDSLLWDSLGSQTSFQWTQEQPLSWFSGLLGSSSGVPEASEPRPGEQEPIFRKREFNKEIKSLLSQLESLDLPGYCPLREPHRTLNFLADHRLFPALQSVVSQAVDKLRGARCRNGRPLFPTSLEPTSELQVDGNLPPLGSEPATPTNGGQPQASPRPTVSSPKMLQRKRKDRGGSPSMSSAQVATRFKLKSPRSSSRFMKKKPLPSISSKSSMSHFSNRLYEELADFLTQQAASLVIRKYEFEKDLSKQLGFFSFPVTHVLRDLSLGLKKVKGSRIHLSSETHRSCLLRKLEEAKMARQASRLSTSHRSTEIPSVQQEPATHTAQDQATEPCRSLYTNLPASLQLSPLEPKLSVSARTSMGSSPPKSKDMDNEGRDKAEVEDEDEDEFKDEDQDEDKDEDGVQSLPEPGEEASVSHSVDVGHGDPP encoded by the exons ATGGGGGCCGTGGAGCAGAGGAAGGGCTGGATGCATGAAGGAGGCGGGGTGCGGGGAGCGAGGGACCCGCAGACTCCAGGGCCACAGATGCATGGACCTATTGGAGACCCTCAGGTTGTCTCCCCACCCCACGCAGAGAGGAATGTGCAGCTGAAGAGAGAGGTGGGCAGCAGGCCCGGTCACCTGCCAGGTGACCACATGGCCAGGTGCCGCCACCACTCGGGTTACCTGGCCGACGACGAGGCCAGCCACTCCATGTGCAGTGCACGG GTGCAGCTGCCCAAGAAGCCACTGGTCCCAGAAATGGGGCCAGCCTGCAAGCCGGGCCGTGTGCCACACCTACCATCCACATGTGGCAGCTCAGCGCTCCAGGGCCAACGCCGAAACAAGAGGCACCCTCAGCCCTTTGGCCACTTTCTGGATTTCCTAACTGAGAGCCAGGTCCTGGACAGCCTGGAGACAGTGGTGGAGAAGGCGACTGAGCGCATGGCTGCCATGAAGACGGAGGCTGGGGTGCCGCTTGTGGAGGTGCAGGACCCAGTGGAGGTGCCAAGTGGTGGACGGCGGGCACATGCCCGGCCCAGCCTCAGCACCGTACACCGGCACCGTGTACAGCCGACCCTCTGCACTGGACACCCCAACAACTACCCATCCAGCTCCAGCTCCATGTCCAACTGCCATAGCAGCCTCATGGCCGGCTATCTGGGCTCCCACAGCCGGGACAGTGACCTAGGTGCCCAAGGCTTAGGCTCATTGCCacctgtgagggacaaactcctGCTGGAGAAGAACCTCAAGCGGCTGCTACAGCTGGAGAGGAAAGGG AAAGGCCTCAGTCAGTCCTGCTCCCAGAGGGACTCCTTGCTGTGGGATTCGCTGGGTAGCCAGACCAGCTTTCAGTGGACCCAGGAGCAGCCCTTGTCCTGGTTCTCAGGGCTGCTGGGCTCAAGCTCTGGCGTGCCTGAAGCATCAGAGCCCAGGCCTGGAGAACAGGAGCCAATTTTCCGCAAGCGAGAGTTCAATAAGGAGATCAAGTCATTACTGAGCCAGCTGGAGTCCCTCGACCTGCCTGGCTACTGTCCGCTCCGTGAGCCCCATCGCACGCTGAACTTTCTGGCTGACCACCGCCTCTTCCCCGCCCTGCAAAGCGTGGTCAGCCAGGCTGTGGATAAGCTCCGTGGCGCCCGCTGCCGCAACGGCCGTCCTCTGTTCCCCACCAGCTTGGAGCCCACCTCAGAGCTGCAGGTTGATGGCAATCTGCCGCCTCTGGGCTCTGAGCCGGCTACACCCACCAATGGCGGGCAGCCCCAAGCTTCCCCCCGCCCCACAGTCTCCAGCCCCAAGATGCTTCAGAGAAAACGCAAGGACAGAGGAGGCTCCCCCTCCATGTCTAGTGCCCAGGTGGCCACCAGATTCAAACTCAAG AGCCCCCGCAGCAGCAGCAGGTTCATGAAGAAGAAGCCGCTGCCCTCCATCTCGTCGAAGTCCAGCATGTCTCACTTCTCCAACCGCCTTTATGAGGAGCTCGCCGACTTCCTGACCCAGCAGGCAGCCTCCTTGGTCATCCGCAAGTACGAGTTCGAAAAGGACCTCAGTAAGCAGCTGGGCTTCTTCTCCTTCCCCGTCACCCACGTGCTCAGGGACCTTTCCCTGGGCTTAAAGAAGGTGAAAGGCTCCCGCATCCACCTGTCCTCGGAGACCCACCGGAGCTGCCTGCTGCGTAAACTGGAGGAGGCCAAAATGGCCCGGCAGGCCTCCCGGCTCAGCACCTCCCACCGCAGCACAGAGATACCCTCTGTGCAGCAGGAACCGGCCACCCACACTGCCCAGGACCAGGCCACAGAGCCCTGCCGCTCCCTCTACACCAACTTGCCAGCCAGCCTGCAGCTCAGCCCTTTGGAGCCCAAGCTCTCAGTGTCTGCCCGCACCAGCATGGGTTCCAGTCCCCCCAAGTCCAAGGACATGGACAATGAGGGCCGTGATAAAGCCGAGGTtgaagatgaagatgaggatgaGTTCAAGGATGAGGACCAGGATGAGGACAAGGATGAGGATGGAGTCCAGAGCCTCCCagagcctggagaggaggccTCGGTCAGCCACTCTGTGGATGTGGGCCACGGTGACCCACCATGA
- the CCDC116 gene encoding coiled-coil domain-containing protein 116 isoform X4, with product MARCRHHSGYLADDEASHSMCSARLPKKPLVPEMGPACKPGRVPHLPSTCGSSALQGQRRNKRHPQPFGHFLDFLTESQVLDSLETVVEKATERMAAMKTEAGVPLVEVQDPVEVPSGGRRAHARPSLSTVHRHRVQPTLCTGHPNNYPSSSSSMSNCHSSLMAGYLGSHSRDSDLGAQGLGSLPPVRDKLLLEKNLKRLLQLERKGKGLSQSCSQRDSLLWDSLGSQTSFQWTQEQPLSWFSGLLGSSSGVPEASEPRPGEQEPIFRKREFNKEIKSLLSQLESLDLPGYCPLREPHRTLNFLADHRLFPALQSVVSQAVDKLRGARCRNGRPLFPTSLEPTSELQVDGNLPPLGSEPATPTNGGQPQASPRPTVSSPKMLQRKRKDRGGSPSMSSAQVATRFKLKSPRSSSRFMKKKPLPSISSKSSMSHFSNRLYEELADFLTQQAASLVIRKYEFEKDLSKQLGFFSFPVTHVLRDLSLGLKKVKGSRIHLSSETHRSCLLRKLEEAKMARQASRLSTSHRSTEIPSVQQEPATHTAQDQATEPCRSLYTNLPASLQLSPLEPKLSVSARTSMGSSPPKSKDMDNEGRDKAEVEDEDEDEFKDEDQDEDKDEDGVQSLPEPGEEASVSHSVDVGHGDPP from the exons ATGGCCAGGTGCCGCCACCACTCGGGTTACCTGGCCGACGACGAGGCCAGCCACTCCATGTGCAGTGCACGG CTGCCCAAGAAGCCACTGGTCCCAGAAATGGGGCCAGCCTGCAAGCCGGGCCGTGTGCCACACCTACCATCCACATGTGGCAGCTCAGCGCTCCAGGGCCAACGCCGAAACAAGAGGCACCCTCAGCCCTTTGGCCACTTTCTGGATTTCCTAACTGAGAGCCAGGTCCTGGACAGCCTGGAGACAGTGGTGGAGAAGGCGACTGAGCGCATGGCTGCCATGAAGACGGAGGCTGGGGTGCCGCTTGTGGAGGTGCAGGACCCAGTGGAGGTGCCAAGTGGTGGACGGCGGGCACATGCCCGGCCCAGCCTCAGCACCGTACACCGGCACCGTGTACAGCCGACCCTCTGCACTGGACACCCCAACAACTACCCATCCAGCTCCAGCTCCATGTCCAACTGCCATAGCAGCCTCATGGCCGGCTATCTGGGCTCCCACAGCCGGGACAGTGACCTAGGTGCCCAAGGCTTAGGCTCATTGCCacctgtgagggacaaactcctGCTGGAGAAGAACCTCAAGCGGCTGCTACAGCTGGAGAGGAAAGGG AAAGGCCTCAGTCAGTCCTGCTCCCAGAGGGACTCCTTGCTGTGGGATTCGCTGGGTAGCCAGACCAGCTTTCAGTGGACCCAGGAGCAGCCCTTGTCCTGGTTCTCAGGGCTGCTGGGCTCAAGCTCTGGCGTGCCTGAAGCATCAGAGCCCAGGCCTGGAGAACAGGAGCCAATTTTCCGCAAGCGAGAGTTCAATAAGGAGATCAAGTCATTACTGAGCCAGCTGGAGTCCCTCGACCTGCCTGGCTACTGTCCGCTCCGTGAGCCCCATCGCACGCTGAACTTTCTGGCTGACCACCGCCTCTTCCCCGCCCTGCAAAGCGTGGTCAGCCAGGCTGTGGATAAGCTCCGTGGCGCCCGCTGCCGCAACGGCCGTCCTCTGTTCCCCACCAGCTTGGAGCCCACCTCAGAGCTGCAGGTTGATGGCAATCTGCCGCCTCTGGGCTCTGAGCCGGCTACACCCACCAATGGCGGGCAGCCCCAAGCTTCCCCCCGCCCCACAGTCTCCAGCCCCAAGATGCTTCAGAGAAAACGCAAGGACAGAGGAGGCTCCCCCTCCATGTCTAGTGCCCAGGTGGCCACCAGATTCAAACTCAAG AGCCCCCGCAGCAGCAGCAGGTTCATGAAGAAGAAGCCGCTGCCCTCCATCTCGTCGAAGTCCAGCATGTCTCACTTCTCCAACCGCCTTTATGAGGAGCTCGCCGACTTCCTGACCCAGCAGGCAGCCTCCTTGGTCATCCGCAAGTACGAGTTCGAAAAGGACCTCAGTAAGCAGCTGGGCTTCTTCTCCTTCCCCGTCACCCACGTGCTCAGGGACCTTTCCCTGGGCTTAAAGAAGGTGAAAGGCTCCCGCATCCACCTGTCCTCGGAGACCCACCGGAGCTGCCTGCTGCGTAAACTGGAGGAGGCCAAAATGGCCCGGCAGGCCTCCCGGCTCAGCACCTCCCACCGCAGCACAGAGATACCCTCTGTGCAGCAGGAACCGGCCACCCACACTGCCCAGGACCAGGCCACAGAGCCCTGCCGCTCCCTCTACACCAACTTGCCAGCCAGCCTGCAGCTCAGCCCTTTGGAGCCCAAGCTCTCAGTGTCTGCCCGCACCAGCATGGGTTCCAGTCCCCCCAAGTCCAAGGACATGGACAATGAGGGCCGTGATAAAGCCGAGGTtgaagatgaagatgaggatgaGTTCAAGGATGAGGACCAGGATGAGGACAAGGATGAGGATGGAGTCCAGAGCCTCCCagagcctggagaggaggccTCGGTCAGCCACTCTGTGGATGTGGGCCACGGTGACCCACCATGA
- the YDJC gene encoding carbohydrate deacetylase isoform X1 gives MSRPRMRLVVTADDFGYCPRRDEGIVEAFLAGAVTSVSLLVNGAATESAAELARRHSIPTGLHANLSEGRPVGPARRGASSLLGPEGFFLGKMGFREAVAAGDVDLPQVREELEAQLSCFRELLGRAPTHVDGHQHVHVLPGVCQVFAEALQAYGVRFTRLPLERGVGGCTWLEAPARAFACAVERDARAAVGPFSRHGLRWTDAFVGLSTCGRHMSAHRVSGALARVLEGTLAGHTLTAELMAHPGYPSVPPTGGCGEGPDAFSCSWERLHELRVLTAPTLRAQLAQDGVQLCALDDLDSKRPGEEVPCEATLEAFLEPSLL, from the exons ATGTCCCGCCCTCGCATGCGCCTGGTGGTCACCGCGGACGACTTTGGTTACTGCCCGCGACGCGATGAGGGTATCGTGGAGGCCTTTCTGGCCGGGGCCGTGACCAGCGTGTCCCTGCTGGTCAACGGTGCGGCCACGGAGAGCGCGGCGGAGTTGGCCCGCAG GCACAGCATCCCCACGGGCCTCCACGCCAACCTGTCCGAGGGCCGCCCCGTGGGTCCGGCCCGCCGTGGCGCCTCGTCGCTGCTCGGCCCGGAAGGCTTCTTCCTTGGCAAGATGGGATTCCGGGAGGCAGTGGCGGCCGGAGACGTGGATTTGCCTCAG GTGCGGGAGGAGCTCGAGGCCCAACTAAGCTGCTTCCGGGAGCTGCTGGGCAGGGCCCCCACGCACGTGGACGGGCACCAGCACGTGCACGTGCTCCCAG GCGTGTGCCAGGTGTTCGCCGAGGCGCTGCAGGCCTATGGGGTGCGCTTTACGCGACTGCCGCTGGAGCGCGGTGTGGGTGGCTGCACTTGGCTGGAGGCCCCCGCGCGCGCCTTCGCCTGCGCCGTGGAGCGCGACGCCCGGGCCGCCGTGGGCCCCTTCTCCCGCCACGGCCTGCG GTGGACAGACGCCTTCGTGGGCCTGAGCACTTGCGGCCGGCACATGTCCGCTCACCGCGTGTCCGGGGCCCTGGCGCGGGTCCTGGAAGGTACCCTAGCGGGCCACACCCTGACAGCCGAGCTGATGGCGCACCCCGGCTACCCCAGTGTGCCTCCCACCGGCGGCTGCGGTGAAGGCCCCGACGCTTTCTCTTGCTCTTGGGAGCGGCTGCATGAGCTGCGCGTCCTCACCGCGCCCACGCTGCGGGCCCAGCTTGCCCAGGATGGCGTGCAGCTTTGCGCCCTCGACGACCTAGACTCCAAGAGGCCAGGGGAGGAGGTCCCCTGTGAGGCCACTCTGGAAGCCTTCCTGGAACCCTCCCTACTCTGA
- the YDJC gene encoding carbohydrate deacetylase isoform X2 encodes MSRPRMRLVVTADDFGYCPRRDEGIVEAFLAGAVTSVSLLVNGAATESAAELARRHSIPTGLHANLSEGRPVGPARRGASSLLGPEGFFLGKMGFREAVAAGDVDLPQVREELEAQLSCFRELLGRAPTHVDGHQHVHVLPGGQTPSWA; translated from the exons ATGTCCCGCCCTCGCATGCGCCTGGTGGTCACCGCGGACGACTTTGGTTACTGCCCGCGACGCGATGAGGGTATCGTGGAGGCCTTTCTGGCCGGGGCCGTGACCAGCGTGTCCCTGCTGGTCAACGGTGCGGCCACGGAGAGCGCGGCGGAGTTGGCCCGCAG GCACAGCATCCCCACGGGCCTCCACGCCAACCTGTCCGAGGGCCGCCCCGTGGGTCCGGCCCGCCGTGGCGCCTCGTCGCTGCTCGGCCCGGAAGGCTTCTTCCTTGGCAAGATGGGATTCCGGGAGGCAGTGGCGGCCGGAGACGTGGATTTGCCTCAG GTGCGGGAGGAGCTCGAGGCCCAACTAAGCTGCTTCCGGGAGCTGCTGGGCAGGGCCCCCACGCACGTGGACGGGCACCAGCACGTGCACGTGCTCCCAG GTGGACAGACGCCTTCGTGGGCCTGA